In Seonamhaeicola sp. S2-3, the genomic window TTTAAATATCAAGATAAAATACATCATGTATTAACGCGCCATGAGCAAGGAGCAGCACATGCAGCTCAAGGCTATGCAAGAATTTCAGGAAAGGTAGGTGTTGCTATGGCAACATCAGGACCAGGAGCAACTAACTTAATTACAGGAATAGCAGATGCTCAAATAGATTCTACACCATTGGTGTGTATTACGGGTCAGGTATTTTCGCATTTATTAGGAAGTGATGCGTTTCAAGAAACCGATATTGTTGGCATTTCTACACCAGTTACAAAATGGAATCACCAAATCACAAAAGCTGAAGATATTCCAGAGGTTTTAGCAAAGGCTTTTTATATAGCCAAAAGCGGAAGACCAGGACCTGTTTTAATTGATATAACTAAAGATGCTCAGGTTCAAGAATTCGATTTTAAATATGAAAAATGTACCGAAGTAAGAAGCTATAACCCAGTACCAAAAACTAATATAGAGTCTGTTAAAGCTGCAGCAAAACTTATTAATAATGCTAAAAAACCATTAATTGTTTGGGGACAAGGTGTTATTTTAGGTGAAGCCGAAGAAGAGCTTAAAGCAGTTGTTGAAAAAGCTGGTATTCCTGCGGCGTGGACTATTTTAGGGGCCTCTGCACTTCCAACATCACACCCATTAAATGTTGGTATGGTTGGTATGCATGGTAATTATGCTCCTAATAAATTAACAAATGAGTGCGATGTGCTTATTGCTATAGGTATGCGTTTTGACGATAGGGTTACAGGCGATTTAAAAACCTATGCAAAACAAGCTAAGGTAATTCACTTTGATATAGACCCAGCAGAAATTGATAAAAATGTAAAAACCGATGTTGCGGTTTTAGGTAACTCTAAAGAAAGTTTAGCGCTGTTATTAAAAGAGTTAGAAGAAAATTCTCACCAAGAGTGGCATCAAAAGTTTAAAGATTTATATAAAATTGAATACGAAAAAGTAATAAAATCAGATTTATTACCAGAAAAAGAAGGTTTAACCATGGGTGAGGTGCTTAAAGAAATTAACACCCAAACCAAAGGCGATGCCGCTATAGTTTCAGATGTTGGGCAACATCAAATGATAGCTTGTCGTTATGCCGAATTCAATAAAACAAAAAGTAATATTACATCTGGAGGCTTAGGTACTATGGGATTTGCATTACCAGCAGCCATAGGAGCTAAAATGGCAGCACCTGATCGTGAAGTAGTTGCAATTATTGGCGATGGTGGTTACCAAATGAATATTCAGGAATTAGGTACCGTTTTTCAACAAGAAGTACCAGTAAAAATTGTAGTTTTGAATAATGAATTTTTAGGAATGGTACGCCAATGGCAACAGCTGTTTTTTGATAAGCGATATGCATCAACAGAAATGACTAATCCAGATTTTGTTACTATTGCTAAAGGGTATCGTATAAATGCTAAACGAGTTACTAAACGAGAAGAATTAGCAGATGCCGTAAAAGACATGATTGCTTCAAAATCGTCTTACTTTTTAGAAGTTTGTGTTGAAAAAGAAGATAATGTATTCCCAATGATACCAACTGGAGCTTCAGTTTCAGATGTTAGATTGAGTTAATAATTGAATAGAGAAAATAGAACAAAGAGATAAGATGAAAGTTCTTTAAAAGAGTAATAATTTAGGCAGTATTTGGTCTTTACTCTTTCATCTTTTTTCTAATATCTTTTATAAAATGAACGAAGAAATAAAAACACTTACGATTTCAATTTATACCGAAAATAATATAGGTTTATTAAATCGTATATCCGCTATTTTTCAGCGCAGACATATTAATATAGAAAGTTTAACAACATCACAATCAGAAATTGAAAATGTAAACCGTTTTGTTATTGTTGTTAAAATATCAGAAACCCAAGCTAAAAAAATAGTAGGGCAAATAGAGAAGCAAGTAGAGGTTATAAAGGCTTATTATCATGATGAACATGAAACAATTTTTACAGAATCATGTATGTTTAAAATTAAGTCTGAATTACTGTTTGAAGAACCTCAAATACAAAATATCATCAAAGAAAGTGATACTAGAATTGTAACTGTAAACAAGCAGTTTTTTGTTTTAGAAAAATCTGGAAGACGCCATGAAATTGAAGCATTACGCAGAGATTTAAGCGCCTTTGGTATTATGCAATTTGTACGTTCTGGTAGAATTGCTGTTACTAAAGATGAAATGAAAATAACAGAATTATTAGACGGAGTTAAAAATAAATAATTAATTAAACAAACATCCATACATAGATGGATGAAAACTGAATATTAAAACAAGAATATTAAAATGGGAAATTATTTTAACACTTTATCGCTAAGAGACAAATTAGAGCAATTATCAAAGTGTAGGTTTATGGATTCTTCAGAGTTTGGAGATGGTGTAAATGCCTTAAAAGGAAAAAAGATAGTTATAGTAGGTTGTGGAGCGCAAGGACTTAACCAAGGTTTAAACATGAGAGATTCTGGTTTAGATATTTCTTATGCACTACGTGAAGCTGCTATAAAAGAAAAACGAGCTTCTTTTGTAAATGCTACAGAAAACGGATTTACTGTAGGTACTTACGAGGAGTTAATTCCAACAGCCGATTTGGTTTTAAACTTAACACCAGACAAGCAGCACTCAAACGTTGTTAAAGCAGTAATGCCATTAATGAAAAAAGGAGCAACCTTGTCATATTCTCATGGTTTTAATATTGTTGAAGAAGGTATGCAAATTCGTGAAGACCTTACTGTGATTATGTGTGCACCAAAATCACCAGGTTCTGAGGTGCGCGAAGAATATAAAAGAGGTTTTGGTGTACCAACACTTATTGCAGTTCACCCAGAAAATGACCCAGAAGGTAAAGGTTTAGCGCAAGCAAAAGCCTATGCTGTAGCAACAGGAGGAGATAGAGCAGGTGTATTAGAGTCGTCTTTTGTTGCTGAGGTAAAAAGTGATTTAATGGGAGAGCAAACCATTTTATGTGGATTATTACAAACAGGATCTATCCTTTGTTTCGATAAAATGGTTGAAAAAGGAATTGAGCCAGGATATGCTTCTAAATTAATTCAATACGGATGGGAAACCATTACAGAAGGTCTTAAATATGGTGGTATTACCAATATGATGGATAGACTTTCTAACCCAGCAAAAATAAAAGCATTTGAATTATCTGAAGAATTAAAAGATATCATGCGTCCACTGTTCCAAAAACATATGGATGATATTATGGAAGGACGTTTTTCTAGCGGAATGATGGAAGATTGGGCTAATGGAGATGAAAAATTATTAACATGGAGAGCCGAAACTGCAGAAACTGCTTTTGAAAAAACTCCAGCTGCTGATGTAGAAATAACAGAACAAGAATACTATGACAATGGCGTGCTAATGGTAGCTTTTGTTAGAGCTGGTGTAGAGTTGGCTTTTGAAGCTATGACAGAATCTGGAATTATTGATGCTTCTGCATACTATGAGTCTTTACATGAAACACCACTTATTGCAAATACCATAGCAAGAAAGAAATTATTTGAAATGAATCGTGTAATTTCTGATACTGCAGAGTACGGATGTTATTTATTTGATCATGCTTGTAAACCGTTATTAGCAGACTTTATGAAAACCATTGATACAGATGTTATTGGCAAACCATATGCAAAAGATAACGGAGAAGGAGTTGATAATGCTAGATTAATTGAAATTAATGCCGCTTTAAGATCGCATCCTGTTGAAAAAGTAGGAACCTTTTTAAGAGCATCAATGACAGCTATGAAACCAATAGTTTAAGAGCAATTTTACATTATATATTAAACCTCATAAGTATTGCTTATGAGGTTTTTTGTTTTTAATAATTATAGTGAAAATACAATTGTGTAACTTGCAAGCAAAGTAGGTTTTAATCCAAATTAATGTTATAAATCATAATTATGCAAAAGGAAAACATAGCATATTTTCCAGATATAAAAGATGTGGTACTTGCAGCTCAAGCTATTAAAAAAGTGTCAGCACTTACTCCCTTAAATTATGGGACAAGATTTTCAAACAAGTACAACGCCAATGTATATTTTAAGAGAGAAGACCTCCAGCAAGTTCGTTCTTATAAAATAAGAGGGGCATACAACAAAATAAGTTCATTATCAGAAAATGAATCTAAGAACGGTGTAGTTTGCGCAAGTGCAGGTAATCATGCACAAGGAGTAGCACTTTCTTGTAAGTTATTAAAGATTAAAGGAACTATTTATATGCCAACGCCTACGCCAAATCAAAAAATAGAACAGGTAAAAATGTTTGGTGGCGAATTTATCAACATAAAATTAGAAGGAGATACTTTTGATGATGCATATCATGCAGCAGTAATTGAATGTAAGCAAAAGGAAAAAGTGTTTATTCATCCATTTGATGATGAAAAAGTTATTGAAGGGCAAGCAACCATTGGTTTAGAAATTTTAGAGCAAGCAGAAAAACCTATTGATTATATTTTTATTCCTGTTGGAGGTGGCGGATTAGCAGCAGGATTATCATCTGTATTTAAAACCTTATCACCAAAAACAAAAATTATTGGAGTAGAACCAGAGGGAGCACCATCTATGAAAGTTTCTATAGAAAATAATAAGAATACCGAGTTGAAAGAAATGGAAAAATTTGTTGATGGAGCAGCAGTTAAAAGAGTTGGTGACTTAACGTTTCCTATTTGTAAACAGAATTTAGATGAGATGATTACTGTGCCAGAAGGTAAAGTTTGTGAAACCATTTTAGAACTCTATAATAAAGATGCCATTGTTGTAGAGCCAGCAGGCGCTTTAAGTATTTCGGCTTTAGATTTTTACACTGAAAAAATTAAAGGCAAAAATGTTGTTTGCCTAATAAGCGGAAGTAATAATGATATTACCAGAACCCCAGAAATTCAAGAACGGGCTTTATTATATGCCAACTTAAAGCATTATTTTATTGTAAAATTTCCACAGCGTGCAGGAGCATTAAAAGAGTTTGTAGTAGATATTTTGGGTAAAGATGATGATATCACCTATTTTGAATATGCTAAAAAAACAAACCGAGAAAATGGTAGAGCTGTAGTAGGTATTCAATTAAAATCTTCTGATGATTTAAATCCTTTAATAGGAAGAATGAAAGCGCATAATTTTTATGGAGATTACCTAAATGATAAACCAGATTTGTTTCAATTTTTGGTTTAAATTAAATTAATTTCTTTTTGATGTATTGTTGTTTTTTCGCAATCGTTTTCGTGTTGTAGATAGCGTTTTGAGAAGATTTTAACTGTATTTTTAAGCTATTTTAGTTTTCTTTGATGCTAACAAAAGAATCTAAAGTAGTTAATTATGGCAACTCAATTTAAAGAAATTCCAGACGCTTATAAAATTACATCGCTTTTACACCAAAACACATATTTGGTAAATGGTGAACTGAAAAATTGGGATGGTGAAACCGCTAAGGTTTATTCAACAATATCTTCAACTTCAGAATATAAGCAAACACTTTTAGGAACTGTTCCGCAGTTAGGAGAAAAAGAGGCTTTAGAAGCACTTCATTCAGCAACATCAGCTTATAGCAACGGAAAAGGGCTATGGCCAACAATGAAAGTGGCCGATAGAATTGCCTGTATGGAGTCTTTTGTAGAGCATATGCAAACCAAAAGAGAAGAGGTTGTAAAACTTTTAATGTGGGAAATAGGGAAAAGCTTACCAGATTCTGAAAAAGAATTTGATAGAACGGTAGATTATATTTATGATACTATTGAAGCTTATAAACAAATAGACAGAGATTCAGCTAAGTTTGAAAAACATTCTGGGGTGTATGCTCATATTCGTCGCGGACCTCTAGGAGTAGTACTTTGTTTAGGACCCTATAATTACCCTTTAAATGAAACATTTACGTTATTAATTCCGGCCTTAATAATGGGTAATCCTGTTATATTTAAGCCAGCAAAATTAGGTGTTTTGTTAATATCGCCTTTGTTAGAAGCTTTTCAGGCTAGTTTTCCAGAAGGCGTAGTTAATATTGTTTATGGGCGCGGACGTACTTTGGCTACACCAATAATGAAATCTGGTAAAATTGATGTGCTAGCATTAATAGGAAATAGTAAATCTGCTAATGCATTACAAGCACAACACCCAAAAGGAAATAGGTTAAGAATGGTTTTAGGTCTAGAAGCTAAAAACCCAGCAATAGTATTACCAGATGCCGATTTAGATTTAGCAGTTGATGAATGTATAGCCGGAACCTTATCTTTTAATGGGCAGCGTTGTACCGCTTTAAAAGTATTGTATGTACATGAGTCTATAGTTGAAGAATTTAATAGACGGTTTGCCTACAAAGTAGATCAACTTAAATTTGGAAACCCTTGGGAAGAAGGTGTAAAATTAACACCACTACCAGAGGTAGATAAACCATCATATATTAAAGAATTGATTGATGATGCTTTAGATAAAGGCGCAAAAATATTGAATAAAAAAGGTGGTGAAATTTCCGAAAACTTCATCTTTCCAGCTGTTTTATATCCTGTTAATAAAGAGATGAGAGTTTTTCAAGAAGAACAATTTGGACCAGTAATACCTGTAGTATCTTTTTCTGATATTGAAGAACCTCTTGATGATATGGCAGAGTCTAATTACGGACAACAAGTAAGTTTGTTTGGTAAAAATATTCAAACCCTTTCTCCTCTAATTGATACTTTAGTTAATTTAGTTTGTAGGGTGAATTTAAATAGTTCTTGCCAAAGAGGTCCAGATGTATATCCGTTTACAGGAAGAAAAGATTCTGCTTTTGGTACCTTAAGTGTTCATGATGCCTTACGTTCATTTTCAATAAGAACTTTTGTGGCTTCAAAAGATAATGAGTATAACAATGCTATTCTAACAGATCTTTTAGAGCAAAAAACCTCTAACTTTATTAGTACAGATTATATTTTATAAAATAAGGTTTGTAGTTAAAATACTATATGCTAAAATCCGTATATTAACAATAATCTATTGTTCTGTTGTAGAAATAAATAAAAACCCCAATATTTAAAATAAATTAATAATAATGAAAGTATTAAAGAGTGTGCTAGTATTTGCCTTTTCAGGTCTTATGTTAGCAGGGTGTGGTGACAAAGAAGAGAAAAAGAAAGAAGGATTTTCTTATGAAAAAACAAAAACAGAAACAGTAAAACAGGTCAACCAAGAAGCATCTAAAATAGACGAAACAGAAGTACAAAAATTATTAACAAAAAACACTTGTGTTGCTTGTCATAGTGCAGACAAAAAATTAATAGGGCCTTCATTTAAAGATATAGCTAAAAGAAATTATTCAGACGAAAGAATTGTAGAACTTATTTATAAACCAGAACCAGGAAATTGGCCAGAATATTCTGTTCCAATGGCACCGTTACCCAATGTTCCTAAAAATGAGGCTTTAAAAATAGCTTCTTGGATTAATTCTTTAAACTAGAAATTAAAGGAACTAAACAAATAATTCACCTTTAAAATTGCTTTAATTGTATAATTTAGGTGTAATTATTTAAAAACTAAATTCATTATAGTGCTATATTTTAAAAATTAACTAAATATAGTATTGATTTATAGATGGTTATTGAATGGTATTTTATAAAATATTCAAAATAAGACGCTAGAGAAGAACTTCGTTTCTTAAAAAGCATATTATTGAAGCGACAGCAAAACGCGGTACAGAATGGGCTGCAACAGGAAATGTAACACAAAAAACTGTTCCTGCAGATTTTCCAACAGAAACTCAAAAATCTACAAGACATTTTGAGCTAAAAAAATAAAAATAGATTATTTGTTGAGAAGATTAAAGCTTCTTAAAATCTGTGAGTTACATACTCTATGATTTTTTATGTAAAATTGTAGGAGTTTTGGCTTAATTTCAATAAAATTTAAAATAAAAATAAGGTTGAGTTAAGAATTCATTAATTCATTTTAAAGTTAATTTAAAACCTGTTTATTTTTCAATTATTTAGTTGTGTAATTCATAATTAGTTGTAATTTTGCTGCTTATATTAACGAAAGGGGCTCACGCCGACGATTTAGAGTTAATAGTTAAGATAGTTATTCAGTGAAAACAGGAAACAACATATCTCTTATCTCTTTTGTTCTAGTAAACACTACTAGAGCTGTTGTTGTGCGTTTTCCTCAACCACGCCCCTAAGGGGCTATTCAGTTTAAGAAAGCATCCGCTGCTTTCAATTTTCGTTATTATTTAGAATATAAAAAGTACAAAGCTTAAAGGCTTAATTAAATGCTTAAAGTTTAATTAGTTCTTAAGTGTTTAATAATTATTGAAAAATGAATTCAATATTGAATATAGATAAAAATATTGTGGTTGAGGAAGCTAAGTCCTATTGTGATTTACAAGGTTTAGAAGTTGTTTTTACTTATGAGATTTCAAAAACTAATTTGCAGATAATCTCAGAAAGAACAAAAAATCTTCCTGCAATGTATCATGCCAGTGTAGGTATGTTACAAGATCGTTTAAAAAATGGTTGTTATCTTTTAATGAAAGATGGCGAAATCTATGGGCATATTTTTGCTCATAGGCATACTATTGATAAATATTCGGTTTTTGAGCGCTCGTCTTTGTGGGTGCATAAAGCTTACAGAAACCATAATTTAGGACTACTTTTAATGGATTGCTTAACCAAAAAATTCTCTAAAGAATTTCTTATTTCAATAGCTCAAGATGCTACTGTGCACCACAACAATGAGTTATTAGGTATGCAGTTTATTACGCTAAAAGATTTGTCTCCAGTTTTAATTGAAACCTTAGAAAAACTAGGTAAGCTAAGAGACGAATACAAATACAAATATTACGTTAATCCATATTTCGAATCTAAAATAAATCAATTTAATAAGATTCTTAAAAATAAAATTTAATTAATTACAATGAAAAAGTTAGTTATAGCCTACAGTGGCGGCTTAGATACATCATATTGTGCGGTAAGTTTATCAAAAGAATATGAAGTACATGCAGTAAGTGTAAATACAGGAGGATTTACCCAAGCAGAAATAGATCATATAGAAAGTAACGCCTATAAAATGGGGGTTGCTACCTACAAAAACATTAATGCCATAGCTACGTTTTACCAAAAAGTAGTAAAGTATTTAATTTTTGGTAACGTATTAAAAAACAATACCTACCCATTATCGGTTAGTGCAGAACGTATTATTCAAGCTATTGAAATTGTAGAATACGCTAAAAGTATAGGCGCAGAATATATTGCTCATGGAAGCACAGGTGCAGGAAATGATCAAGTAAGGTTTGATATGATTTTTCAAACTTTAGCACCAAATATTAAAATTATAACACCCATTAGAGACGAGCAATTAACCAGACAACAAGAAATAGACTATTTAAAGGAAAATGGTATTGATATGTCTTGGGAAAAAGCAAAATACTCCATTAACAAAGGACTTTGGGGAACTAGTGTTGGTGGTGCCGAAACCTTAACTTCAGAAAAACCATTACCAGATGAAGCGTATCCGTCGCAATTAAAACACGCCGAAGAAGAAAAAGTTAAGCTTACATTTAATAAAGGTGAGTTGGTAGCTGTAAACGGTGTAGAAAACAATCCTGAAGTTAATATTGAAGTGTTAAACAATTTAGCATCGGGCTATGCTATTGGTAGAGATATTCATGTAGGCGATACTATAGTAGGTATTAAAGGTAGAGTAGGGTTTGAAGCTGCAGCTGCCTTAATTACTATTAAAGCTCATCATTTATTAGAAAAACACACATTAACTAAATGGCAATTACAACATAAAGAATACATAGCAAGTTTTTATGGTATGCATTTACATGAAGGGCAATATTTAGACCCTGTAATGAGAGATATGGAAGCCTTTTTACAAAGCAGTCAAGAAAAAGTAACTGGCGATGTAACTGTAACATTAAAACCTTACCATTTTGATTTAGATGGTATTAGCTCTGAACACGATTTAATGAGTGCTAAATTTGGTAGTTATGGTGAAGAAAACAAAGCGTGGACAGCAGATGACGCTAAAGGATTTATTAAAATTCTTGGAAATCAAAATAAAATATATCAACAGGTAAATAGTTAGTTATTGGTTGTTAGTTGAAGGTTGAATTTTTAACCTAAAACTTACATCAATGCAAATAGCCAAAAGCTATATAAAATGAAAAAAATACAAGTTGGAATTATTGGTGGTGCTGGTTATACTGCCGGAGAATTAATAAGATTGTTAATTAACCACCCTGAAGCCGAAATAGATTTTGTTTACAGTACAAGTAATGCTGGTAACCAAATTAGTAAGGTACACCAAGATTTAGTAGGTACGTTAAATAAAACCTTTACAGATACTGTAAACCCTAATGTAGATGTGTTATTTTTATGTTTAGGGCATGGTAATTCGGTTAAGTTTTTATCGGCTAACAAATTTTCTGATAACACTAAAATTATTGACTTAGGAAATGATTTTAGATTGGAAGCCGATAAAGTTTTTGAAGGAAAAACTTTTGTTTATGGGTTACCAGAACTTAATAAATCTGATATAGAATCTGCCAATTATATTGCCAACCCAGGTTGTTTTGCTACCAGTATTCAGTTAGGGTTGTTGCCTTTGGCAAATGCAGGTTTGTTACATAAAGATGTGCATATAAATGCGGTTACAGGCGCTACAGGTGCAGGAACTTCATTGTCTGCTACCACACATTATACCTGGAGAGATAACAATTTTTCATATTATAAACCCTTTACGCATCAGCATTTAGGAGAAATCAATCAATCGGTAAAACAATTGCAAAATAGTTTCAATTCAGATATTTTATTTATGCCGAATAGAGGAAATTTTTCAAGAGGTATTTTTGCAACCATTTATACTGATTTTGAAGGTACTATTGAAGAAGCTAAAACTATTTATAAAGAGTTTTATAAAGATGCTGTTTTTACTTTTATAAGCGACGATTTTTTACATCTTAAACAGGTAGTAAACACCAATAAATGTTTAGTGCATTTACATATACACGAAGGTAAATTATTAATAACCAGTATTATTGATAATTTATTAAAAGGTGCATCGGGGCAAGCGGTTCAGAATATGAATTTAATGTTTGGCTTAGAAGAAACCACAGGTTTAGAATTAAAAGCAACATATTTTTAGAGAAACAGTGGTGCGTTAGCGATTGATGCGGTATCCTTTTTTTGAGGTACGAGAAAAAAGATATAGCGGAAAGCGCGACCCCTTGTGGGTAACGCCATAAAAATAAAAAAACGAAGCATGAAAATAGCCATTATAGGAACAGGAAATTTAGGTAGTTCTATAGCTAAGGGACTTATTAAAAACAAGTCGTTCACCTCTTTGTACTTAAGTGATAAAAATACGTCTGCGGTTAAAAGTTTTGAAGATGAAGATTATGTAACTATTACCAATTACAACAAAGAAGCGGTAATGAATTCTGATGTCATAATTTTTGCATTACAACCAAAGCATGTAGAAAGTGTATTAGAGGAAGTAGAATCTGTAATTACCAAAAAACATTTAATTATGTCGGTAGCCGCAGGATTTGCCATTTCTAAAATAGAAAGTGTTATTGGAGTCGATAAACACATTATTCGTGTTATGCCTAATACGGCCATTTCTATTGGGAAATCTATGACTTGTTTGTCGCCCAATGCAATAGGTGAGGAAAAAATAGAGCTTGCTAAAACCATTTTTAACCAATTAGGAACTACTATGGTAATTCCAGAAGAGCAAATACAGGCAGCAACGGTTATTTGTGCTAGTGGTATTGCTTTTTGGATGCGTTTAGTACGTGCTACCACACAAGGTGCTATTCAGTTAGGTTTTGAGGCAGAAGAAGCGCATCAGTTAGCACTACAAACCTGTTACGGGGCGGCTAGTTTATTAAAAGAATCTGGAAGACATCCTGAAGCAGAAATTGATAGGGTAACTACTCCAAGTGGTTGTACCATTGCGGGGTTAAATGAAATGGAACATCAAGGATTGAGTTCTGCTTTAATACAAGGAATTAACGCTTCTTTTGAAAAAATTAATGAAATAAAAAACGGTTGATAGCGCTTTTATTAAGCAGTAAGCAGTAAGCAGTAAAGCAGTAAGCAGTGAGTAGTGAGCAGTGAGTTGTAACTAGCTACCATCAACCTATTAACAAATAACAACAAGAAAAAATGCCATTATTTGACGTTTATCCATTATATAATGTAACACCCGTTTCGGGTAAAGGTATTCATGTGTACGATGATAAAGGAACAGAATATCTAGACCTTTACGGTGGGCACGCCGTAATTTCTATTGGGCACGCGCACCCAAATTACGTAGCAGCAGTTAGCAAACAAGTTGAAACATTAGGGTTTTATTCTAATGCTATTCAAAATCCGTTACAAAGGCAGTTAGCCAATAAGTTAGAAACGCTTTCAGGTTGTAAAGATTACCAATTGTTTTTGTGTAATTCTGGTGCCGAAGCTAATGAAAATGCGCTTAAACTAGCATCTTTTAAAACAGGAAAGAAACGTGTTGTAGCTTTTAGTAATGGCTTTCACGGACGTACATCGGCGGCGGTTGCTGTAACCGATAATAAAAACATTATAGCACCAATTAACGCGCAACAAGCGGTAACCATTTTACCTTTAAATGATGTTGACGGTGTAAAAACCGAATTAGAAAAAGGTGATGTTTGTGCGGTTATTGTTGAGTTTATTCAAGGTGTAGGAGGCTTAGACCAAGGGAGTAAAGAATTTTTTGAGCAAGTTTTTGCACTTTGTAAAGCCAATAACACCATGTTTATAGCCGATGAGGTACAGTCTGGTTACGGGCGTTCGGGTAAATTCTTCGCGTTTCAGCATTATAATGTAACGCCAGATATTATTTCAATAGCTAAAGGTATGGGCAATGGTTTTCCTATTGGGGGTGTGTTAATTCATCCAGATATTGAAGCTAAATACGGTATGTTAGGTACCACTTTTGGAGGAAATCATTTGGCTTGTGCTGCAGGATTAGCAGTATTGGATACTATTGAAGAAGAACATTTAATTGATAATGTAAACGAAATGTCTGAGTGTTTTATTGAAAAATCAAAAGATATTTCTGAGATAAAGAATGTTAAAGGGCGTGGGCTAATGCTTGGTTTAGAATTTAACTTTGAAGTTAGCGAATTACGAAAAAAACTAATTTACAATCATCATATTTTCACTGGTGGCGCAGCAAACAAAAAGTTACTAAGAATTTTACCGCCTTTAAATATTGAAAAATCACATATCAATCAATTTTTTGATGCCTTAAAAAAGGTGTTATAAAAAGTTTAACAAAAAATTATAAAGCTAAGTTCTGCATACAAAAAGAATAATTGTAGAATATAAGCTAAACAATAAAAAAAGAAGAAATGAACACCTTACTATCTATTGAAAAAAGAAACGCTGTTTTGTTAAAAATGGCAAAACTTTTAGAAGCAGAAAGGCAAGCAATTATTGAAATTAATAAAGTTGATTTAGAATCGTACCAAGGCGAAGATATTTCTATGTACGATCGTTTAAAAGTAGACGATTCTAAAGTTGATGAGATGATAAAATCTGTTAGTCATTTGGCGTCTCAAGAAGATCCAGTTGGTGTAGAGCGTTTTAGTTTTAAGCACGAAAACGGCATGCAGGTTTACAACAAAACCGCATCGTTTGGTACGGTATTAATTATTTACGAATCAAGACCCGATGTTACCGTTGAGGCTGCAGGTATTGCCTTTAAATCAGGAAACAAAATTCTTTTAAAAGGTGGTAAAGAATCGTTGCGTTCTAACCTAAAAATTGTGGAACTGTGGCATCAAGCATTACAAGAAGTAGATGCATCAACCGATTGGGTAGAATATTTACAATTTAATAGAACTGAAACCCAAGCCTTTTTAGAAAAACCAACACAACCAGTAGATTTAATTGTACCT contains:
- a CDS encoding aspartate aminotransferase family protein, yielding MPLFDVYPLYNVTPVSGKGIHVYDDKGTEYLDLYGGHAVISIGHAHPNYVAAVSKQVETLGFYSNAIQNPLQRQLANKLETLSGCKDYQLFLCNSGAEANENALKLASFKTGKKRVVAFSNGFHGRTSAAVAVTDNKNIIAPINAQQAVTILPLNDVDGVKTELEKGDVCAVIVEFIQGVGGLDQGSKEFFEQVFALCKANNTMFIADEVQSGYGRSGKFFAFQHYNVTPDIISIAKGMGNGFPIGGVLIHPDIEAKYGMLGTTFGGNHLACAAGLAVLDTIEEEHLIDNVNEMSECFIEKSKDISEIKNVKGRGLMLGLEFNFEVSELRKKLIYNHHIFTGGAANKKLLRILPPLNIEKSHINQFFDALKKVL